A DNA window from Leptolyngbya sp. KIOST-1 contains the following coding sequences:
- a CDS encoding MSMEG_0570 family nitrogen starvation response protein — protein MPEIRFQIQWPDGSQDTCYSPSLVVKDYFVPATAYPLPDFVARSRTALTIASDRVQAKYGMPCGLALGQLRQIEATASRYDHLPSPTVTVLQFLE, from the coding sequence ATGCCCGAAATTCGCTTCCAAATCCAGTGGCCCGACGGCAGCCAGGACACCTGCTACTCCCCCTCCCTGGTGGTCAAAGACTACTTTGTTCCAGCTACCGCCTATCCCCTGCCCGACTTTGTGGCGCGATCGCGCACCGCCCTGACCATTGCCAGCGATCGCGTGCAGGCCAAGTACGGCATGCCCTGCGGTCTGGCCCTGGGGCAGCTGCGCCAGATCGAGGCCACCGCCAGCCGCTACGATCACCTGCCCAGCCCCACAGTGACGGTGCTCCAGTTTCTGGAATAA
- the ftsH gene encoding ATP-dependent zinc metalloprotease FtsH: MSLRLPGQQKSARAGAAATGFITLGWVLLQSLMPLPPALAQAESEGLSYGEFLERIEQGQVQQVDLDETRGIAYVRLEGDPADADPQQVVLFSGERNAELIRRLRANDVDVEIRDTAGNGALAWLATNSLLALILIFGLLMLLRRSASGAGNAMSFGKSKARFQMEAKTGVVFDDVAGIEEAKEELQEVVSFLKSPEKFTAIGARIPKGVLLIGQPGTGKTLLAKAIAGEAAVPFFSISGSEFVEMFVGVGASRVRDLFRKAKENAPCIVFIDEIDAVGRQRGAGIGGGNDEREQTLNQLLTEMDGFEGNSGIIVIAATNRVDVLDMALLRPGRFDRQVVVDLPTYKGRLSILEVHARSKKIEPEVSLAAVARRTPGFSGAELANLLNEAAILTARRRKEAMGMVEIEDAIDRITIGLSLTPLLDSSRKRMTAYHEVGHALLTTLLTHSDELNKVTIIPRSGGVEGFTQSLPNEDIIDSGLYTRNWLIDRITVALGGFAAEAEVFGDDETTTGASGDIQQVSNLARQMVTLYGMSELGPVALESMDNQVFLGRNLMPRNEVSEEMASKIDAQVRNIALSCLDRARTILRENRVLMDHLVDVLLERETVDGEEFRQIVSQYIQIPQKFLVKAS; this comes from the coding sequence ATGTCCCTACGTCTTCCTGGTCAGCAAAAGTCCGCGCGCGCTGGTGCCGCCGCCACTGGTTTCATTACCCTGGGCTGGGTCTTACTGCAAAGCCTGATGCCGCTGCCCCCCGCCCTGGCCCAGGCCGAGTCCGAAGGGCTCTCCTACGGAGAATTTTTGGAGAGAATTGAGCAGGGGCAGGTGCAGCAGGTTGACCTGGACGAGACTCGGGGCATTGCCTACGTGCGCCTGGAGGGCGACCCCGCAGACGCCGATCCCCAGCAGGTGGTTTTGTTCTCGGGGGAGCGCAATGCCGAGCTGATTCGCCGCTTGCGGGCCAACGACGTCGATGTCGAAATTCGCGATACCGCTGGCAACGGGGCGCTGGCCTGGCTGGCGACCAACTCCCTGCTGGCGCTGATTTTGATCTTTGGTCTGCTGATGCTGCTGCGGCGATCGGCCTCGGGGGCGGGCAACGCCATGAGCTTTGGCAAGTCGAAGGCCCGCTTTCAGATGGAGGCCAAGACCGGCGTAGTGTTTGACGATGTGGCGGGCATTGAAGAGGCCAAGGAAGAGCTGCAAGAGGTGGTCTCTTTTCTGAAAAGCCCGGAGAAATTCACCGCCATCGGCGCGCGCATTCCCAAGGGGGTGCTGCTGATTGGTCAGCCCGGTACGGGTAAAACGCTGCTGGCCAAGGCGATCGCGGGCGAGGCCGCCGTGCCCTTCTTCAGCATTTCGGGCTCGGAGTTTGTGGAAATGTTTGTGGGCGTCGGCGCATCCCGGGTGCGAGACCTGTTCCGCAAGGCCAAGGAAAACGCCCCCTGCATCGTCTTTATCGATGAAATTGACGCGGTGGGTCGCCAGCGGGGCGCGGGCATCGGCGGTGGCAACGACGAGCGCGAGCAGACCCTCAACCAGCTGCTCACCGAAATGGACGGCTTTGAGGGCAACAGCGGCATCATCGTGATTGCGGCCACCAACCGGGTCGATGTGCTCGATATGGCGCTGCTGCGTCCAGGCCGCTTTGACCGTCAGGTGGTGGTCGATCTACCCACCTACAAGGGGCGGCTCTCGATCCTGGAGGTTCACGCCCGCAGCAAGAAAATTGAACCCGAGGTGTCCCTGGCGGCTGTAGCCCGCCGCACCCCCGGCTTTTCGGGGGCGGAGCTGGCCAACCTGCTCAACGAGGCCGCCATTCTCACCGCCCGCCGCCGCAAGGAAGCCATGGGCATGGTTGAGATCGAAGACGCGATCGATCGCATCACCATTGGCCTCAGCCTCACCCCCCTGCTGGACAGCAGCCGCAAGCGCATGACCGCTTACCACGAGGTGGGCCACGCCCTGCTCACCACCCTGCTCACCCACTCCGACGAGCTGAACAAGGTCACCATTATTCCGCGATCGGGTGGTGTCGAAGGCTTTACCCAGTCGCTGCCCAACGAAGACATCATCGACAGCGGCCTCTACACCCGCAATTGGCTGATCGATCGCATTACCGTAGCCCTGGGGGGCTTTGCCGCCGAGGCCGAGGTCTTTGGCGACGACGAGACCACCACCGGAGCCAGCGGCGACATTCAGCAGGTGAGCAACCTGGCCCGCCAGATGGTGACCCTCTACGGTATGTCTGAGCTGGGTCCCGTCGCTTTGGAAAGCATGGACAACCAGGTATTTTTGGGCCGCAACCTGATGCCTCGCAACGAGGTTTCTGAAGAGATGGCTAGCAAGATCGACGCCCAGGTACGCAACATTGCCCTGTCCTGCCTCGATCGCGCCCGGACCATTCTGCGGGAAAATCGGGTCTTGATGGATCACCTGGTGGATGTGCTGCTGGAGCGCGAAACCGTTGACGGTGAGGAGTTTCGCCAGATTGTCAGCCAGTACATCCAGATTCCCCAGAAGTTTCTGGTCAAGGCCAGCTAG
- a CDS encoding ParM/StbA family protein encodes MTTTTAPRSRSAAGATRSSAKARGTQTPSTTPVLALDAGNYDLKFFTGSGHPKAIRSVRYQLPQGRDAVSFSEASPLIELPDGRRFHFGAQAYKYRRQQQTVIENKVELAKLHLYACLEPLAGEVADYSLNLHVSTPDPARNGEDIQAQLLGLHEFVRNDVAFRVNVESVEVDREGMGAYHYAKAQGIVPSQGYTIVVDIGGGTWLTRLVDADGEVIDENIMDRGGTYELATAISFDHRLTDHLGSSADPCIVMDGFRFDHAYADTGLAWADWLDEYLDPWFKGIFQTVKAQYTPYMPRVTRFLVTGGGSHLIADRLQGHDLFAVMGDPQFANVRGLFLMTGDTQLCMTTK; translated from the coding sequence ATGACCACGACTACCGCCCCCCGCAGCCGTTCCGCCGCTGGTGCGACCCGGTCTTCGGCCAAGGCTCGCGGCACCCAAACGCCTAGCACTACCCCAGTGCTGGCCCTCGATGCCGGCAACTACGACCTCAAATTCTTCACCGGCAGCGGTCATCCCAAGGCCATTCGCTCGGTGCGCTACCAGCTGCCCCAGGGGCGCGACGCCGTTAGCTTCTCCGAGGCTTCCCCGCTGATCGAGCTGCCCGATGGTCGGCGTTTCCACTTTGGGGCCCAGGCTTACAAGTACCGCCGCCAGCAGCAAACCGTGATTGAAAACAAGGTGGAGCTGGCCAAGCTGCACCTCTACGCCTGCCTTGAGCCTTTGGCTGGCGAAGTGGCCGACTACAGCCTCAATCTCCACGTTTCTACCCCCGACCCGGCCCGCAACGGTGAAGACATTCAGGCCCAGCTGCTCGGCCTCCACGAGTTTGTCCGCAACGACGTGGCGTTTCGGGTCAATGTGGAATCGGTCGAGGTGGACCGCGAGGGCATGGGCGCTTACCACTACGCCAAGGCCCAGGGGATTGTCCCCAGCCAGGGCTACACCATTGTGGTCGACATCGGCGGCGGCACCTGGCTCACCCGCCTGGTGGATGCCGACGGCGAAGTCATCGACGAGAACATCATGGATCGTGGCGGCACCTACGAACTGGCCACCGCCATCAGCTTTGACCACCGCCTCACCGACCATCTGGGCAGCAGCGCCGACCCCTGCATCGTCATGGATGGCTTCCGCTTTGACCACGCCTACGCCGACACCGGTCTGGCCTGGGCCGACTGGCTCGACGAGTATCTCGACCCGTGGTTCAAGGGCATTTTTCAGACCGTAAAGGCCCAGTACACCCCCTACATGCCCAGGGTGACGCGCTTTTTGGTGACCGGCGGCGGTTCGCACCTGATCGCCGATCGCCTCCAGGGGCACGACCTGTTCGCCGTCATGGGCGACCCTCAGTTTGCCAATGTTCGCGGCTTGTTCTTAATGACCGGGGATACCCAGCTATGTATGACCACCAAGTAA
- a CDS encoding AAA family ATPase, whose amino-acid sequence MTHNQAPVPLLMLVGIPGSGKSTWARGFVLAQPRYTIVSTDSLRGKLYGDEAVQGDWAVIWRGVMAQWQQGVAAIQRGELNGVIYDATNARRRHRRAAIAAARQIGFAPITLVWFDVPLSLALERNRGRLRQVPAEIIATMHRQLQGAPPSVAEGGDRVLRLQPDSYPPSLFSPSDPLR is encoded by the coding sequence GTGACGCACAATCAAGCCCCTGTGCCCCTGTTGATGCTGGTGGGTATTCCCGGCAGCGGTAAATCGACCTGGGCCAGGGGTTTTGTTTTGGCTCAGCCGCGCTACACAATTGTTTCCACCGACAGCCTGCGGGGCAAACTCTACGGCGATGAAGCTGTGCAGGGCGACTGGGCGGTGATTTGGCGCGGGGTGATGGCCCAATGGCAGCAGGGGGTTGCGGCGATCCAGCGTGGTGAGCTGAATGGGGTAATCTACGATGCCACCAACGCGCGGCGGCGGCATCGGCGAGCAGCGATCGCCGCCGCCCGCCAGATCGGTTTTGCTCCCATCACCCTAGTCTGGTTTGATGTGCCTTTGAGCCTGGCTCTGGAGCGCAACCGGGGGCGATTGCGCCAGGTTCCCGCCGAGATCATCGCCACCATGCACCGCCAGCTCCAAGGCGCCCCCCCCTCCGTCGCTGAGGGGGGCGATCGAGTTTTGAGGTTGCAGCCGGATTCGTATCCTCCATCACTCTTTTCCCCCTCCGACCCGCTACGCTAA
- a CDS encoding glucose-1-phosphate adenylyltransferase, whose amino-acid sequence MKSVLAIILGGGAGTRLYPLTKFRAKPAVSLAGKYRLIDIPVSNCINSDINKIYVLTQFNSASLNRHISRAYQFSQFTEGFVEVLAAQQTPESPSWFQGTADAVRKYLWLFDSWNVEDFIILSGDHLYRMDYSLFVQRHRATNADITLSVVPIGYKQASDFGLMKVDGTGRVVDFSEKPKGEALDQMKVDTTSLGLSPEQAEEKPFIASMGIYVFKKQVLIDLLRKNLDQTDFGKEIIPASSRDYNVQAYLFDGYWEDIGTIEAFYDANLALTQQPHPDFSFYHEDAPIYTRARYLPPNKLQDCHITQSSITEGCILKNCRVHHSVVGLRQRINADCLVEDSLLMGADYYEPLSESSQHLTRGKIPMGIGEGSVIRRAIIDKNARIGRNVQIVNKENVQEAEREDLGFYIRSGIVVVLKNAVIPDGMII is encoded by the coding sequence GTGAAATCAGTTCTGGCTATCATCTTAGGTGGCGGTGCCGGCACCCGCCTTTATCCTTTAACTAAATTTCGCGCTAAGCCAGCGGTTTCTCTGGCAGGCAAATACCGGTTAATTGACATTCCCGTTAGCAACTGCATCAACTCAGATATCAACAAAATTTACGTCCTGACCCAGTTCAACTCCGCTTCGTTGAACCGGCACATCAGCCGTGCGTACCAGTTTTCGCAGTTTACCGAAGGCTTTGTGGAGGTGCTGGCGGCTCAGCAAACCCCCGAGAGCCCCAGTTGGTTCCAGGGCACCGCCGACGCTGTCCGTAAGTACCTGTGGCTGTTCGACTCCTGGAATGTAGAGGACTTCATCATCCTGTCCGGGGATCACCTCTACCGCATGGACTACAGCCTGTTTGTGCAGCGCCACCGGGCCACCAATGCCGACATTACCCTGTCCGTTGTGCCGATTGGTTACAAGCAGGCCTCCGACTTCGGCCTGATGAAGGTCGATGGCACCGGGCGCGTGGTTGACTTTAGCGAAAAGCCCAAGGGCGAGGCCCTGGATCAGATGAAGGTCGATACCACCTCCCTCGGCCTCAGCCCGGAGCAGGCGGAAGAAAAACCGTTTATTGCCTCCATGGGCATCTACGTGTTCAAAAAGCAGGTTTTGATCGATCTGCTGCGCAAGAACCTCGACCAGACCGACTTCGGCAAAGAGATCATCCCGGCCTCCTCGCGCGACTACAACGTGCAGGCCTACCTATTCGACGGCTACTGGGAAGACATTGGGACCATCGAAGCTTTCTACGATGCCAACCTGGCCCTGACCCAGCAGCCTCACCCCGACTTCAGCTTCTACCATGAGGACGCGCCCATCTACACCCGCGCCCGCTACCTGCCGCCCAACAAACTGCAGGACTGTCACATCACCCAGTCCAGCATTACCGAGGGCTGCATTCTCAAGAACTGTCGCGTTCACCACTCAGTGGTTGGCCTGCGCCAGCGCATCAATGCCGACTGCCTGGTCGAAGACTCGCTGCTGATGGGAGCCGACTACTACGAGCCGCTCTCCGAGAGCAGCCAGCACCTGACCCGGGGCAAAATTCCGATGGGAATTGGCGAGGGCTCGGTCATTCGCCGCGCCATCATCGACAAAAATGCCCGCATTGGCCGCAACGTGCAGATCGTCAACAAAGAAAACGTGCAGGAGGCCGAGCGCGAAGATCTGGGCTTCTACATTCGCAGCGGCATCGTGGTCGTGCTGAAGAATGCGGTGATTCCCGACGGCATGATCATCTAG
- a CDS encoding peptide ABC transporter substrate-binding protein yields the protein MNARAVAAAGLCLLLFTGCQSGQNSPQAEAGVEAPATADTLRLLYWQAPTILNPHFSSGFKDSEASRITLEPLASFDADGNMVLFLAAEEPTLDNGGVSADGTSVTWKLKEGITWSDGTPFTAQDVAFTYEFIVNPEVATVNAGTYELVESVEALDDTTVQITFKEPNPAWYLVFTGTEGMVLPQHMFADYNGANGREAPANTMPVGTGPYRVTSFTPGDVIIYEANPNYRDADQLAFSRVELKGGGDATSAARAVLQTGDVDYANNLQVEAAILNQLEAAGQGQVVANFGSLVERIIFNFTDPNQATAAGETSSVEFPHPMFSDRMVRQAINLAIDRDTIATQLYGPTGQPTTNFLVAPGPFASENTSYDYDPEAAAELLDAAGWVDSNNNGTRDKDGQEMRIVFQTSVNPVRQKTQEIVKQSLEQIGIGVELKSIDASVFFSSDPASRDTLDRFSADLQMFATGNTNPDPGSYLQTYTCDEIAQKANNWSKSNYARYCNPAFDALWQQAAATLDPEDRQSLFIQMNDLLINEAAVMPIVHRADVSGVSNRLTGISLTPWDLSTWNIADWQRP from the coding sequence ATGAACGCTCGCGCTGTCGCTGCCGCTGGTCTATGTCTGCTGTTGTTTACCGGGTGCCAATCGGGCCAGAACTCGCCCCAGGCAGAGGCCGGAGTCGAGGCCCCCGCCACCGCCGACACCCTGCGGCTGCTCTACTGGCAGGCTCCCACCATTCTCAATCCTCACTTTTCGAGCGGGTTCAAGGACTCAGAGGCCAGCCGCATTACCCTGGAACCCCTGGCCAGCTTTGACGCTGACGGCAACATGGTGCTGTTCCTGGCCGCCGAAGAACCCACCCTCGACAACGGGGGCGTCTCCGCCGACGGCACCTCCGTCACCTGGAAGCTCAAAGAGGGCATCACCTGGTCAGACGGCACCCCCTTCACCGCCCAGGATGTGGCCTTTACCTACGAGTTCATCGTCAACCCCGAAGTCGCCACAGTCAACGCGGGCACCTACGAACTGGTGGAAAGCGTCGAGGCCCTGGACGACACCACCGTCCAGATCACCTTCAAAGAGCCCAACCCGGCCTGGTACCTGGTGTTTACCGGCACCGAAGGCATGGTGCTACCGCAGCACATGTTTGCCGACTACAACGGTGCCAACGGGCGCGAGGCCCCCGCCAACACCATGCCCGTGGGCACCGGCCCCTACCGGGTCACCAGCTTTACCCCCGGCGATGTGATTATCTACGAGGCCAACCCCAACTACCGCGATGCCGACCAGCTCGCCTTTAGCCGGGTCGAACTCAAGGGCGGGGGCGATGCCACCTCGGCGGCCCGGGCGGTGCTGCAAACGGGCGATGTGGACTACGCCAACAACCTCCAGGTCGAGGCCGCCATTCTCAACCAGCTCGAGGCCGCCGGGCAGGGGCAAGTTGTCGCCAACTTTGGCTCCCTGGTGGAGCGAATTATTTTCAATTTCACCGACCCCAACCAGGCCACCGCCGCCGGTGAAACCTCCAGCGTGGAGTTTCCCCACCCCATGTTCAGCGATCGCATGGTGCGTCAGGCGATCAACCTGGCCATCGATCGCGACACCATTGCCACCCAGCTCTACGGCCCCACCGGCCAGCCCACCACCAACTTCCTGGTCGCCCCCGGACCCTTTGCCTCCGAAAACACCAGCTACGACTACGACCCCGAGGCCGCCGCCGAGCTGCTCGACGCAGCGGGCTGGGTGGACAGCAACAACAACGGCACCCGCGACAAAGACGGCCAGGAGATGCGTATCGTCTTTCAAACCTCGGTGAACCCGGTGCGCCAAAAAACCCAGGAAATCGTCAAGCAGAGCCTGGAGCAAATTGGCATCGGCGTAGAGCTAAAAAGTATCGATGCCAGTGTCTTCTTTTCCAGCGACCCGGCCAGCCGCGATACCCTCGATCGCTTTTCGGCGGATCTGCAAATGTTTGCCACCGGCAACACCAACCCCGACCCCGGCAGCTACCTCCAGACCTACACCTGCGACGAGATTGCCCAAAAGGCCAACAACTGGTCAAAAAGCAACTACGCCCGCTACTGCAACCCCGCGTTCGACGCCCTCTGGCAGCAGGCTGCCGCCACCCTGGACCCCGAAGATCGTCAGAGTCTCTTTATCCAGATGAACGACCTGCTGATTAACGAAGCGGCGGTTATGCCGATCGTGCACCGCGCCGACGTCTCCGGCGTCAGCAACCGCCTCACCGGTATCAGCCTCACCCCCTGGGATTTGAGCACCTGGAATATCGCCGACTGGCAGCGCCCCTAG